In Geobacter sp., a single window of DNA contains:
- a CDS encoding response regulator, with amino-acid sequence MSLKILIADDHRIVREGLRALLEKEPDFQVVAEACNGEEVLRLARVHHPDVIVMDITMPDLNGIDATRQIVSEMSSVRVLALSMESDRRFVVEVLKAGATGYVLKDTAFAELATAIRTVAADEPYLGPGITELIIKDYLQRIPENVSVVYENLTLREREILKMIADGKNAKEIAFAFHVSVKTVDNQRHSIMKKLNLYSIAELTKYAVREGLTSLAGH; translated from the coding sequence GTGAGTCTGAAGATATTGATTGCCGACGATCATCGGATAGTGCGTGAAGGGTTGCGGGCTCTCTTGGAAAAGGAACCTGATTTCCAGGTTGTGGCCGAGGCGTGCAATGGCGAAGAGGTGTTGCGGCTTGCCCGCGTACACCATCCTGACGTCATAGTCATGGACATTACCATGCCTGATCTGAACGGGATAGATGCGACTCGCCAGATCGTCAGCGAAATGAGTTCGGTGCGTGTCCTGGCCCTATCCATGGAATCAGACCGCAGGTTTGTCGTTGAGGTGCTGAAGGCTGGCGCTACCGGTTATGTTTTGAAGGACACCGCCTTTGCCGAACTGGCGACGGCCATTCGGACAGTTGCCGCTGATGAGCCGTATCTCGGGCCGGGCATTACGGAGCTGATCATCAAGGATTATCTGCAAAGGATTCCTGAAAACGTTTCGGTCGTCTATGAAAATCTAACCCTGCGGGAACGCGAGATCCTCAAGATGATTGCTGACGGCAAAAACGCCAAGGAGATCGCCTTTGCATTTCACGTCAGTGTGAAGACCGTTGACAACCAGCGGCATAGCATCATGAAAAAACTCAATCTCTACAGCATTGCCGAACTCACCAAGTATGCCGTGCGCGAAGGGCTGACCTCTCTGGCAGGACATTAG
- a CDS encoding diguanylate cyclase: protein MTIRVKSLAIVLVAWAGLMAISYGASQLILMKSFRSLETEELHRNLGRVVDAINEELCALERSTQDWAEWGDTYAYMKTRDAAFIRKNVNSTPFISLKLNLMLFVDSRGRLDYGKAFDLQRGVEVPLSESVRRYILANRRIIGIGDSRVVARGIVCLPEGPMLLSARPILDNERRGPSRGTLVMARFLDKAGIRAIGARTHLAVDISPLSIAQQNEALHSPPPGILSPKDRDPIYLEEPQENTISGYTFFKDVNGADALRVRVALLRDIYHSGAASVRYFIITLLGAGVVFSTLILLLLEKLVLSRVAVLGQEVHEIGVSGYLGSQVAETGNDELTTLAASINGMLRALCTAEAHYRSLVEQLPAVMYILSADLTNRVHYMSPQIVSLLGYTAEEFKADPLFWLGKIFPEDRERVLTRLSYCQAENLPFCDEYRMVGSDGEIRWFSDQYEYVRHGLGSDHYVLGLMFDITRLKQCEDSLRLSLAKAEAERAKNEAFIAGLGDPISVQDTDYRILFQNHLSREEMGDHVGEFCFQAYHGLNAVCDGCLMVEAVRDGKVHQGEYEADRGYGKRSLEVTVSPVKDSAGNIIAAIELTRDISERKEADGKLLYMSTHDLLTGLYNRAFFDEELTKLSRGRQYPVSIIVADLDGLKAVNDTMGHATGDRLIQMAAQVLSEAFRAEDVVSRIGGDEFAVLLPDTDDLAAQVAVERIRHCQNQMNESGRGLNISVSLGVATAKTKKELVSALKLSDERMYRDKYAKSCRRMDNGCPASV, encoded by the coding sequence ATGACGATTCGCGTAAAATCTCTGGCCATTGTTCTCGTTGCGTGGGCAGGTCTCATGGCTATCTCGTATGGGGCCTCTCAGCTTATCCTCATGAAGAGCTTCCGCTCTCTGGAAACGGAAGAGCTGCATCGTAATCTCGGCAGAGTGGTCGATGCCATTAATGAGGAACTGTGCGCCCTCGAACGATCGACGCAGGACTGGGCGGAATGGGGTGACACATATGCATACATGAAAACCCGGGATGCAGCATTTATCCGGAAAAACGTGAACAGCACGCCGTTTATCTCCCTGAAACTGAATTTGATGCTCTTTGTGGATTCTCGCGGGAGACTGGATTACGGCAAGGCATTTGACCTGCAGCGAGGGGTGGAGGTTCCCCTTTCGGAATCGGTTCGACGGTACATACTAGCCAATCGCCGAATTATCGGTATTGGCGACAGCAGGGTCGTGGCACGGGGTATCGTCTGTCTCCCCGAGGGGCCAATGCTCTTGTCGGCGCGGCCGATCCTCGACAATGAGCGGAGGGGACCGTCCCGCGGCACCCTTGTCATGGCACGCTTCCTTGATAAGGCCGGGATCCGGGCAATCGGCGCGCGGACGCATCTGGCCGTGGATATCTCCCCACTTTCGATTGCTCAGCAAAATGAGGCGCTGCACTCCCCGCCTCCCGGCATACTTTCGCCTAAGGATAGAGACCCCATATACCTGGAAGAGCCGCAAGAAAATACCATCTCCGGTTATACCTTTTTCAAGGATGTGAATGGTGCGGATGCTCTCCGCGTCAGGGTCGCCCTGTTGCGGGACATCTATCACTCAGGGGCGGCAAGTGTACGCTATTTCATCATCACGCTTCTCGGGGCAGGCGTGGTCTTTTCGACCCTCATTCTCCTGCTGCTGGAGAAGCTGGTCCTTTCACGTGTTGCCGTGCTTGGGCAGGAGGTCCATGAGATCGGCGTCTCCGGGTATCTGGGCAGCCAGGTTGCCGAAACCGGCAATGACGAGCTGACAACCCTGGCGGCATCGATCAACGGGATGCTCAGGGCGCTCTGCACGGCCGAAGCGCACTACAGGTCGCTTGTGGAACAGCTTCCAGCGGTTATGTACATCCTGTCGGCCGATCTGACGAACAGGGTCCACTACATGAGCCCCCAGATCGTCTCTCTGCTGGGGTATACCGCGGAGGAATTCAAGGCCGATCCACTGTTCTGGTTGGGGAAGATCTTCCCGGAAGATCGGGAGCGCGTCCTGACCCGGCTTTCCTACTGTCAGGCAGAGAACCTTCCTTTTTGCGATGAGTACCGAATGGTGGGGAGTGATGGCGAGATTCGCTGGTTTTCCGATCAGTATGAGTACGTGCGGCACGGATTAGGTTCCGACCATTACGTCCTCGGGTTGATGTTCGATATAACCAGATTGAAGCAGTGCGAGGACTCTCTCAGGCTTTCGTTGGCCAAGGCAGAAGCGGAACGGGCGAAAAACGAGGCGTTCATTGCCGGGTTGGGAGATCCGATCAGTGTCCAGGATACGGATTACAGGATACTTTTTCAGAACCATCTCAGCAGAGAGGAGATGGGCGACCACGTGGGAGAATTCTGCTTCCAGGCCTATCACGGCCTGAATGCCGTGTGCGATGGCTGTCTCATGGTGGAAGCCGTGCGCGACGGGAAAGTCCACCAGGGGGAATATGAGGCGGACCGGGGCTATGGGAAGCGTTCCCTGGAGGTAACCGTATCGCCGGTCAAGGATTCAGCAGGTAACATCATTGCGGCCATTGAGCTCACCAGGGACATCTCCGAGCGCAAGGAAGCCGATGGCAAGCTCTTGTACATGAGTACGCATGACTTGTTGACCGGTCTTTACAATCGTGCATTTTTCGACGAAGAGTTGACCAAGTTGTCGCGGGGAAGGCAGTATCCCGTGAGTATCATTGTTGCCGACCTGGATGGCCTGAAGGCCGTTAATGATACCATGGGGCATGCGACCGGGGACCGGTTGATCCAGATGGCGGCACAGGTGCTGAGCGAAGCATTTCGAGCCGAGGATGTGGTTTCCCGGATCGGAGGGGACGAGTTTGCGGTCTTGCTGC
- a CDS encoding response regulator, with product MKQILIVDDHAIVRKGMICILAEIVPNPAFDEASMGSEALLKTAAKRYDLVIMDISMPGMSGIETIQKMDSRTMPPILVMSVHPEDQYAIRAMRAGARGYLNKGAPLKEIAVAVTKLLNGDTYVTAQLGDLLCKELLRSNDTPASPPALSNREFEVARRIVEGRKPKSIAEEMCLSKQTVATYRTRIMQKLHISSNAELALYFTKNNLLG from the coding sequence ATGAAGCAGATTCTGATTGTCGACGATCATGCCATCGTGCGCAAGGGAATGATCTGCATTCTTGCGGAGATTGTCCCCAATCCCGCATTCGACGAAGCTTCGATGGGAAGCGAGGCATTGTTGAAGACTGCCGCAAAACGATACGACCTGGTAATCATGGATATTTCAATGCCGGGGATGAGCGGCATCGAGACCATCCAAAAAATGGACAGCCGGACCATGCCGCCGATTCTCGTCATGAGCGTCCACCCGGAAGATCAATATGCCATACGGGCCATGCGGGCCGGAGCGCGCGGCTATCTGAACAAGGGGGCACCTCTGAAGGAGATCGCTGTAGCCGTCACCAAGCTGCTAAACGGCGATACCTATGTCACAGCGCAATTGGGGGACCTGCTCTGCAAGGAGCTGCTCCGCTCGAACGACACTCCTGCATCGCCACCGGCACTATCCAACCGGGAATTCGAGGTCGCACGCAGGATCGTCGAGGGGAGAAAACCAAAGAGCATTGCCGAAGAAATGTGCCTGAGCAAGCAGACCGTGGCAACGTACCGTACGCGGATCATGCAGAAGCTGCATATTTCAAGCAATGCGGAGCTGGCCCTCTACTTCACGAAAAACAACCTGCTCGGCTAG
- a CDS encoding response regulator, with protein sequence MWGGVMENIRVMVVDNDPNDEIITMKALQLNNIGSQIIKMQDGVTALEYLIQGREIPDGEGPHVPGLLLLDLNMPGMAGMEVLTRLRAEEKTTSLPVVITTSSTDHREISACFAAGANGYLHKSVRFDEFVKNMGEIVSKCIKGYAAALQGAPGQCFPEITDVGNCAALNLLESGIDTCGEYG encoded by the coding sequence ATGTGGGGAGGAGTGATGGAGAATATTCGAGTCATGGTTGTTGATAATGATCCAAATGATGAGATTATTACCATGAAAGCATTACAGTTGAATAACATTGGGAGCCAGATCATAAAGATGCAGGATGGGGTAACGGCCCTTGAGTATCTCATCCAGGGACGAGAGATTCCGGATGGCGAAGGTCCGCATGTCCCGGGATTACTGCTTCTGGACCTGAACATGCCGGGAATGGCCGGGATGGAAGTGCTGACGCGGTTGCGGGCTGAGGAGAAAACAACCTCGCTGCCGGTTGTCATCACGACCTCATCGACCGATCATCGGGAGATCAGTGCCTGTTTTGCCGCTGGAGCGAATGGCTATCTGCATAAGTCCGTACGGTTTGACGAGTTCGTGAAAAATATGGGAGAGATCGTCTCAAAGTGCATAAAGGGATACGCTGCTGCGCTGCAGGGAGCTCCCGGGCAGTGTTTCCCGGAAATCACAGATGTCGGGAACTGTGCGGCGCTGAACCTGCTGGAGTCCGGGATTGATACTTGTGGTGAATATGGTTGA
- a CDS encoding HAMP domain-containing protein: MEHEVGDGERNITVKGDTMHFWRNMKIRNKLLVLIVMSSLTLIATGILGIVNMGRINSGLGEANANMQQVSLLDEMKSEFLGMRLDIVYLMALRDRNLVAERIGKFDEKVASVQEKLQKIEQVEHTAEEKAWIKEFHDGFAAYVANSATMKTLARQASLTGAEAQYADLREYAQKKLAPLYAAPAEAISRVVQFNIKESEQEYLNDTRMYHRIVTFTGILIAFCVLAAVGMGILIMTSITRPLAKVSAVVARVAAGDLRVATEVESRDEMGELAKDVDSMVTNLREIVYSLDASSTQVASAASELFAIADQMATGTNEVAAQATTVATAGEEMAATSTQIASNCCASADNANEVSASAQRSVGIIHETIEGMTRIATKVSETAKTMGKLGERSDQIGVIVGTIEDIADQTNLLALNAAIEAARAGEQGRGFAVVADEVRALAERTTKATREIGEMIHAIQKEVKDIVVAMEDGVAEVESGTRNAGRSGDALQAILEQVSAVTEQISQIATAAEQQTSTTAEIANNIMQITQGIEQTSQGTQDASAAANELSTLAEALKGIVGRFQVEGKAMAA, translated from the coding sequence ATGGAGCATGAAGTTGGGGACGGTGAGCGGAATATAACTGTCAAGGGGGACACCATGCATTTTTGGAGAAACATGAAGATTCGCAACAAGCTCCTGGTACTGATCGTAATGAGTTCTTTAACGCTGATCGCTACCGGTATTCTCGGCATTGTCAATATGGGGCGGATAAACAGCGGCCTTGGCGAAGCCAACGCAAACATGCAGCAGGTGTCGCTGTTGGATGAGATGAAAAGTGAGTTTCTCGGCATGCGCCTCGATATCGTCTATCTCATGGCGCTGAGGGATCGAAACCTGGTTGCCGAGAGAATAGGCAAATTCGACGAGAAGGTTGCTTCGGTTCAAGAGAAATTGCAGAAGATCGAACAAGTGGAGCACACAGCCGAAGAAAAGGCCTGGATCAAGGAGTTTCATGACGGCTTCGCCGCCTATGTGGCAAACAGTGCGACGATGAAGACCCTTGCCCGGCAGGCGAGTCTGACCGGAGCGGAAGCGCAGTATGCGGATCTGCGGGAATATGCACAGAAGAAACTGGCTCCGCTGTATGCCGCACCAGCCGAAGCGATCTCCCGTGTGGTGCAGTTCAATATCAAGGAGAGCGAGCAGGAGTATCTGAACGATACCCGCATGTATCACCGGATCGTGACCTTTACGGGAATCCTCATTGCATTCTGCGTCCTGGCCGCGGTTGGCATGGGCATCCTGATCATGACATCCATAACCAGGCCGCTGGCAAAGGTTTCAGCGGTCGTGGCCCGCGTTGCTGCAGGCGACCTGAGGGTGGCAACCGAGGTCGAAAGTCGGGATGAGATGGGGGAACTGGCAAAGGATGTGGACTCCATGGTGACGAATCTGCGGGAAATCGTTTACAGCCTGGATGCCAGTTCTACCCAGGTTGCTTCTGCCGCATCAGAGCTCTTTGCCATAGCCGATCAGATGGCCACCGGAACCAATGAAGTGGCTGCCCAGGCCACGACCGTTGCCACGGCCGGCGAGGAGATGGCCGCTACATCGACCCAGATAGCCAGCAATTGCTGTGCATCCGCGGATAATGCCAACGAAGTGAGCGCCTCGGCACAACGGAGTGTCGGCATTATTCATGAAACCATTGAGGGGATGACGCGGATAGCCACCAAAGTCAGCGAGACAGCGAAAACCATGGGGAAGCTCGGCGAGCGAAGCGACCAGATCGGCGTCATCGTCGGCACTATCGAGGATATTGCAGATCAGACTAACCTCCTGGCATTGAATGCAGCTATTGAGGCTGCCCGGGCCGGTGAGCAGGGACGGGGGTTTGCCGTGGTTGCGGATGAAGTCCGGGCACTGGCGGAGCGTACCACAAAAGCCACCAGGGAGATCGGCGAGATGATCCATGCCATTCAGAAGGAGGTAAAAGATATCGTTGTTGCCATGGAGGACGGGGTTGCAGAAGTGGAGAGCGGCACAAGGAATGCCGGGCGATCAGGGGATGCGTTGCAGGCGATTCTCGAACAGGTTTCCGCCGTTACGGAGCAGATCAGCCAGATTGCAACGGCAGCCGAGCAGCAGACATCTACAACAGCCGAAATAGCAAACAACATCATGCAGATAACCCAGGGTATCGAGCAGACATCCCAAGGGACCCAGGATGCATCGGCTGCCGCAAACGAACTGTCAACGCTGGCCGAAGCCCTCAAGGGGATAGTCGGCCGCTTCCAGGTCGAGGGAAAAGCCATGGCTGCTTGA